Proteins from a single region of Caloramator sp. E03:
- a CDS encoding IS6 family transposase yields MCKSLNKISCPRCHSQNLYRFGKDKAGNQKYQCKDCRRQFTLEDYKGKKNRVLRGYPRCPVCGSGTYLHHDYEYYSHYTCNSKKCGHSIYVAKPINIPSASCELIKGKTDFKRMRFPLFLILTALNLYYLNGSSTRRISQFFKLTYNVKVSHVTIASWCKKFAPIFLSIANKLTENLDLSASDEWHADETVVFINGKKHYIWLIIDSETRMVLGFNLSPSRDASQAFSLFKSASKFGCPSAIVTDRLGSYNLATKTIFNSSKHIKVQSFKDDISNNLLEAFNDTFKDWYKRKRGFKSFESANTLIAMFIFHYNFLRPHYSLNNLTPAQVAGILVDEKNINNWLLSA; encoded by the coding sequence ATGTGCAAGTCATTGAATAAAATTTCATGTCCAAGATGCCATAGTCAAAATCTCTATCGCTTTGGGAAAGACAAAGCAGGTAATCAAAAATATCAATGTAAAGACTGTAGACGTCAGTTTACTCTTGAAGATTATAAGGGTAAGAAAAATCGTGTATTGAGAGGGTATCCTCGTTGTCCTGTTTGTGGTAGTGGTACTTATTTGCACCATGATTATGAGTACTATTCCCATTATACTTGCAACTCTAAAAAATGTGGTCATTCTATTTATGTTGCAAAACCTATTAATATACCCTCTGCATCTTGTGAATTAATTAAAGGAAAGACAGATTTTAAAAGAATGAGATTTCCATTATTTTTAATTCTTACTGCACTTAACCTCTATTATCTAAATGGTTCTTCAACAAGAAGAATATCTCAATTTTTTAAACTAACCTACAATGTCAAAGTTTCTCATGTAACTATTGCATCTTGGTGCAAAAAATTTGCTCCAATTTTTCTAAGTATAGCTAATAAACTTACTGAAAATCTTGATTTAAGTGCATCTGATGAATGGCATGCCGACGAAACTGTCGTTTTTATTAATGGTAAAAAACATTATATTTGGTTAATTATAGATTCAGAAACCAGAATGGTTCTTGGTTTTAATTTATCTCCTTCAAGAGATGCTTCTCAAGCTTTTTCCTTGTTTAAATCTGCAAGTAAGTTTGGATGTCCATCGGCTATTGTGACCGATAGATTAGGCTCATATAATCTTGCTACTAAAACTATTTTTAATTCTTCAAAACACATAAAAGTTCAATCATTTAAAGATGATATATCCAACAACTTGCTAGAAGCTTTTAATGATACATTTAAAGACTGGTATAAACGTAAAAGAGGTTTTAAATCATTTGAAAGTGCAAACACTCTAATAGCAATGTTTATTTTCCATTATAATTTTTTAAGACCTCACTATTCTTTAAACAATCTAACTCCTGCACAAGTTGCTGGTATTTTAGTTGATGAAAAAAATATTAATAACTGGCTTCTGTCTGCTTAA
- a CDS encoding heavy-metal-associated domain-containing protein has product MKKINIKGMSCMHCVMHVKNALNEVNGVKAVDVNLKENYATVEGENINDSDIKNAIEDAGYEVVSIEEV; this is encoded by the coding sequence ATGAAAAAAATAAATATTAAAGGGATGTCATGTATGCACTGCGTGATGCACGTTAAAAATGCATTAAATGAAGTAAATGGAGTTAAGGCTGTTGATGTAAATCTAAAAGAAAACTATGCAACTGTTGAAGGTGAAAATATCAATGATAGCGATATAAAAAATGCAATTGAAGATGCTGGATATGAAGTTGTATCCATTGAAGAAGTTTAA
- a CDS encoding glycosyl hydrolase family 18 protein gives MIIHVVKPGESLYTIGRLYRVSPEKIAADNELTFPNQLVVGQTLVIKEGTRVHRVMPGESIYSIAKDYKVSVDDILSANPIITNPSLIQPGQFIIIPDRTKKLGTIYVNGYAFPATNTDILKKTFPYLTYLSIFSYEIKMDGSLNTIDDSQIIQLARANNVAPIMVVTNIEEGKGFNSDIARSILTNDVIQERAINNIISTMKEKNYYGLNLDIEYIYPDDREKYNSFINKIKQRLKPLGYILLTSLAPKTSAEQKGLLYEAHDYAAHGSIVDFVILMTYEWGYTYGPPLAVAPINEVKRVLDYAVEVIPSEKILMGIPNYGYDWTLPYRPNTAAQAVSNTAAVELARRNRAAIEYDTKSQSPFFNYYDSQRRQHVVWFEDARSIEAKLLLVNEYKLGGVSYWTIGRFFPQNWLVLSSMYDVKKVL, from the coding sequence TTGATAATTCATGTTGTAAAACCTGGTGAAAGTCTTTATACAATTGGAAGGCTTTATCGTGTTTCCCCTGAAAAAATAGCTGCAGATAATGAACTTACTTTTCCTAATCAGCTTGTTGTTGGTCAGACTCTTGTTATAAAAGAAGGTACGAGGGTTCACAGAGTTATGCCTGGTGAATCAATTTACTCTATTGCAAAGGATTATAAGGTTAGTGTAGATGATATACTTTCTGCAAATCCAATTATCACCAATCCATCATTAATTCAGCCGGGACAGTTTATTATCATTCCAGACAGAACTAAAAAGCTTGGAACAATATATGTAAATGGATACGCATTTCCAGCTACTAATACCGATATTTTAAAAAAGACTTTTCCTTACCTTACTTACCTTAGCATATTCAGTTACGAAATAAAAATGGATGGTTCTTTAAATACAATAGATGACAGCCAGATTATACAGCTTGCAAGGGCTAATAATGTGGCACCAATAATGGTTGTTACAAATATTGAGGAAGGAAAAGGATTTAATAGTGATATTGCACGAAGTATCTTAACTAATGATGTAATTCAGGAAAGGGCTATTAATAATATAATATCAACAATGAAGGAAAAGAATTACTATGGACTTAACCTTGATATTGAATATATTTACCCTGATGACAGAGAAAAATATAATAGCTTCATAAATAAAATTAAGCAGAGATTAAAGCCTTTGGGATATATACTTTTAACTTCTCTTGCTCCAAAAACCTCAGCGGAACAAAAGGGGCTTTTATATGAAGCCCATGATTATGCTGCTCATGGGTCAATTGTTGATTTTGTTATACTTATGACTTATGAATGGGGATATACTTATGGGCCTCCTCTTGCAGTTGCTCCAATAAATGAAGTTAAGAGAGTACTTGATTATGCCGTAGAAGTGATACCTTCAGAGAAAATATTGATGGGTATTCCTAATTATGGATATGACTGGACTTTACCTTATAGACCAAATACTGCAGCACAAGCAGTTTCAAACACAGCTGCAGTTGAACTTGCAAGAAGGAATAGGGCTGCGATAGAATATGATACAAAGTCTCAATCACCATTTTTTAATTATTATGACTCACAAAGAAGACAGCATGTTGTTTGGTTTGAGGATGCAAGAAGTATTGAAGCGAAACTACTTCTTGTTAATGAATATAAGCTTGGAGGAGTAAGCTATTGGACAATAGGAAGATTTTTCCCACAGAATTGGCTTGTATTATCTTCTATGTATGATGTTAAAAAGGTGCTTTAA
- the dhaM gene encoding dihydroxyacetone kinase phosphoryl donor subunit DhaM, whose product MVGLVVISHSSKIAEGIKEVALQMAPNALIECAGGTFDGEIGTDYNKIVNAIEKVYSKDGVIILFDLGSAVMNAEMAIENLNDKDKIKIVKCAVVEGAIAAAVEASIGNSLDEIVENLKALDINKA is encoded by the coding sequence ATGGTTGGCTTAGTTGTTATATCCCATAGCAGTAAGATTGCAGAAGGAATAAAAGAGGTTGCACTTCAGATGGCACCTAATGCTTTAATTGAATGCGCAGGAGGAACTTTTGACGGGGAAATTGGAACAGATTATAATAAAATAGTAAATGCAATTGAAAAAGTATATTCTAAAGATGGGGTTATTATATTATTCGATTTAGGAAGTGCCGTAATGAATGCGGAGATGGCAATAGAGAATTTAAATGATAAAGATAAAATTAAGATTGTAAAATGTGCAGTTGTAGAAGGTGCAATAGCTGCAGCTGTAGAAGCAAGCATTGGAAATAGCTTAGACGAAATAGTTGAAAATTTAAAGGCATTAGATATAAATAAGGCTTAA
- the dhaL gene encoding dihydroxyacetone kinase subunit DhaL yields the protein MTVNYLQVKNIIYKIADVIEENKMYLTNLDAAIGDGDHGLNMSKGFKVVKEKLESDESKNIGDILKKVSMALISTVGGASGPLYGTAFMKAGMKAINKDEIDINDFTLLLEEALKGIKDRGKATIGEKTMVDTLEPALYALKASINDKLDCVECLDKMMDAAFIGKENTKDMIAKKGRASYLGERSKGHLDPGAVSSYLILKTICDEVKAIRG from the coding sequence ATGACTGTTAATTACTTGCAGGTTAAAAATATAATATACAAAATTGCTGATGTTATTGAAGAAAATAAGATGTATTTGACAAATCTTGATGCTGCTATTGGTGATGGAGATCATGGACTTAATATGAGTAAGGGATTTAAAGTTGTAAAAGAAAAGCTTGAAAGTGATGAAAGCAAGAATATAGGAGACATACTGAAAAAAGTAAGTATGGCTTTAATATCAACTGTAGGTGGTGCATCAGGCCCCTTATATGGAACAGCCTTTATGAAGGCTGGGATGAAAGCTATAAATAAAGATGAAATAGACATAAATGATTTTACACTTCTTCTTGAGGAGGCTTTAAAGGGTATTAAGGATAGAGGTAAAGCAACTATTGGGGAAAAGACTATGGTTGATACTTTAGAGCCAGCATTATATGCTTTAAAAGCTTCTATCAATGACAAACTCGACTGTGTTGAATGTTTAGATAAAATGATGGATGCAGCATTTATAGGTAAAGAGAATACTAAAGATATGATTGCTAAAAAAGGAAGAGCAAGTTATTTAGGGGAGAGAAGTAAGGGCCATCTTGATCCAGGTGCAGTTTCAAGCTATTTAATATTAAAGACAATATGTGATGAAGTAAAAGCAATAAGAGGATGA
- the dhaK gene encoding dihydroxyacetone kinase subunit DhaK, which produces MKKIINNPNFVVEDMIQGLEKAYPQYLRKLDNCNVVVRKNAPCKKVALVSGGGSGHEPAHAGYVGYGMLDAAVLGAVFTSPTPDQVYEAIKAVDGGEGVLLIIKNYTGDIMNFEMAKEMAEMEGIKVESVVVNDDVAVENSLYTAGRRGIAGTVFVHKIAGAMAQRGATLEEVKRVAQKTINNVRSMGMALTPCIVPAAGKPNFTLSEDEMEIGMGIHGEPGTHREKIKSADEIVEHMLNKILSDMPLDSSNEVAVMINGLSGTPLMELFIVNNKVNDMLTSKGVKVYKTFVGEFMTSLEMAGFSITVLNLDSELKELLDEKADTPAFKVI; this is translated from the coding sequence ATGAAAAAAATAATTAATAATCCTAATTTTGTTGTTGAAGATATGATTCAGGGATTAGAAAAGGCATACCCGCAATATTTAAGAAAACTTGATAATTGTAATGTTGTGGTTAGAAAAAATGCACCATGTAAAAAAGTTGCATTAGTAAGCGGGGGAGGGAGTGGACACGAACCTGCTCATGCAGGATATGTTGGTTATGGTATGCTTGATGCTGCAGTATTAGGTGCTGTATTTACATCACCGACTCCAGATCAGGTTTATGAAGCAATAAAGGCTGTTGATGGAGGAGAAGGGGTATTGCTTATTATAAAAAATTATACTGGAGATATTATGAATTTTGAGATGGCAAAGGAAATGGCAGAAATGGAAGGAATAAAGGTTGAAAGCGTAGTTGTAAATGATGATGTTGCCGTTGAAAACAGCCTATATACTGCAGGAAGAAGAGGTATTGCAGGTACTGTATTTGTACATAAGATAGCAGGGGCTATGGCACAAAGAGGGGCAACTCTTGAAGAAGTAAAAAGAGTTGCACAAAAGACAATAAACAATGTAAGAAGTATGGGAATGGCTCTTACACCATGTATTGTTCCAGCAGCTGGGAAGCCTAATTTCACTCTTTCAGAGGATGAAATGGAAATAGGTATGGGCATTCATGGGGAACCTGGAACTCATAGAGAAAAAATAAAGTCTGCAGATGAAATAGTTGAGCATATGCTGAATAAAATATTAAGCGATATGCCTTTAGATAGTAGCAATGAAGTTGCTGTAATGATAAATGGGTTGTCAGGAACTCCTCTTATGGAATTGTTTATTGTAAATAATAAGGTAAATGATATGCTAACTTCAAAGGGTGTAAAGGTATATAAGACTTTTGTTGGGGAATTTATGACATCACTTGAAATGGCTGGCTTCTCAATAACAGTATTAAACCTTGATAGTGAACTTAAAGAGCTTTTAGATGAAAAGGCTGATACTCCTGCATTTAAGGTTATATAA
- a CDS encoding DUF1667 domain-containing protein, with product MIKKIICINCPLGCEMEVLKDDGIIKVSGNTCKKGEDYAIAEIMDPKRIVTTTAKVIGGDREVVPVKTDKEISKSFMFDVVAEVNRHIFSAPLYVGQVLIENIFDTGVNVIATDFINRK from the coding sequence ATGATTAAAAAAATAATATGTATTAATTGTCCCTTAGGATGTGAGATGGAAGTTTTAAAAGATGATGGGATTATAAAGGTTTCTGGTAATACATGTAAAAAGGGAGAGGATTATGCAATAGCTGAAATAATGGATCCTAAGAGAATTGTTACAACAACTGCTAAAGTTATAGGAGGCGACAGGGAAGTTGTACCTGTAAAAACTGATAAAGAGATATCAAAGAGTTTTATGTTTGATGTTGTTGCTGAAGTCAACAGACATATATTTAGTGCACCTTTATATGTTGGACAGGTATTGATTGAAAATATATTTGATACTGGGGTAAATGTAATTGCTACAGATTTTATAAATAGAAAATAA
- a CDS encoding NAD(P)/FAD-dependent oxidoreductase, producing MIRDVVVIGGGPAGLAAAIEAKKNGAEDVLIIERDKRLGGILQQCIHNGFGLHIFKEQLTGPEYANRFIDEVKNYKIDYMLDTMVIKIDKDRNIIALTPNDGIINIKSKAIVLTMGCRERTRGALNIPGNRPSGIFTAGAAQRFINMEGYMVGKKVVVLGSGDIGLIMARRMTLEGAEVKMVLELMPYSTGLKRNIAQCLHDFDIPLYFNHTVVRIHGRKRLEGVTIAEVDSERKPIKETERFVECDTLLLSVGLIPENELTREANIPIDNITSGPIVDESMQTMVEGIFACGNVVHVHDLVDYVTFESRIAGRSAAKFVKGQLSFNDKSFKTKGTYGIRYVVPHRIDPLNVDDSVNFFMRVDNVYKNVYLTVKNNGQIITKVRKAIVTPGEMESVVVKRSILEKLNKGDIEFTLEEIKND from the coding sequence ATGATAAGGGATGTAGTTGTTATTGGAGGAGGTCCTGCTGGGCTTGCAGCAGCTATTGAGGCTAAGAAGAATGGAGCTGAGGATGTACTTATTATTGAAAGAGACAAAAGGCTTGGAGGAATTTTGCAGCAATGTATACACAATGGATTTGGGCTTCATATTTTTAAAGAACAGCTGACAGGTCCTGAATATGCAAATAGATTTATAGATGAAGTTAAAAATTACAAAATAGATTATATGTTAGACACTATGGTTATTAAAATAGATAAAGATAGGAATATAATTGCTCTAACTCCTAATGATGGGATTATAAATATAAAATCAAAGGCAATAGTTTTGACCATGGGATGCAGGGAAAGAACAAGAGGGGCTTTAAATATTCCTGGTAATAGGCCATCGGGAATATTTACAGCAGGTGCAGCCCAAAGGTTTATAAACATGGAAGGATATATGGTAGGTAAAAAGGTAGTTGTTTTAGGTTCAGGAGATATTGGGCTCATAATGGCAAGGAGGATGACTCTTGAAGGGGCAGAGGTTAAAATGGTTCTTGAACTTATGCCATATTCAACAGGGCTAAAAAGAAATATAGCCCAATGTCTTCATGATTTTGACATACCTTTGTATTTTAATCATACTGTTGTAAGAATACATGGAAGAAAAAGATTAGAAGGTGTTACTATTGCTGAAGTTGATTCTGAAAGAAAGCCTATAAAAGAAACAGAAAGATTTGTAGAATGCGACACTCTTTTGCTATCGGTTGGATTAATCCCTGAAAATGAATTAACAAGGGAAGCCAATATTCCAATTGATAATATAACATCAGGACCAATAGTTGACGAATCAATGCAAACTATGGTTGAAGGTATTTTTGCCTGTGGGAATGTTGTACATGTTCATGATCTTGTAGATTATGTGACATTTGAAAGCAGAATTGCAGGACGATCTGCTGCAAAATTTGTAAAAGGACAGCTAAGCTTTAATGATAAAAGCTTTAAGACAAAGGGGACTTACGGGATAAGATATGTTGTGCCTCATAGAATAGATCCTTTAAATGTTGACGATAGCGTAAACTTTTTCATGAGAGTTGATAATGTATATAAAAACGTATATTTAACTGTAAAAAATAACGGGCAGATAATAACAAAAGTAAGGAAAGCCATTGTTACCCCCGGGGAAATGGAAAGCGTTGTTGTAAAAAGAAGCATCTTAGAAAAGCTTAATAAGGGTGATATTGAGTTTACGTTGGAGGAGATAAAAAATGATTAA
- a CDS encoding NAD(P)/FAD-dependent oxidoreductase — MYDVLIIGAGIVGCAIARELSKNELNIAVVEKGYDVSCGSTKANSGIVHAGYDAHEGTLKAKLNVRGCEMYEGLCKELDVPYKNNGSLVVAFNEEEQKEVEVLYKRGITNGVPNLKIIEKNEILSMEPNIKDNVICALYAPTAGIVSPFEMAIALGENACENGVEFIFNCEVSNIYKDKDKFMVETNRGIFEANYVVNAAGINSDKISKMLSGRIFSMIPTRGEYCLFDKIIGDLVEKTIFPTPTEKGKGILVSPTVHGNIFIGPNAIYQEDREDTSTYIEGINEILYGAQKNVNGIDMRYVITSFAGIRSKTNVGDFIIDIPQRGAVNAAGIESPGLTSAPAIAEMVVSLLCDQGLVLRKKKYFKANRSNTKKFIEMNDEEKKKALEQNPLYGRIICRCEHITEGDIVNAIRRPLGAISVDGVKKRVRAGMGRCQGGFCMPRVMEILERELNIDRKNINKDGPGSYILTGRTK, encoded by the coding sequence ATGTACGATGTTTTAATAATAGGTGCAGGTATTGTTGGATGTGCAATAGCAAGGGAGCTTTCGAAAAATGAGCTTAATATTGCTGTTGTTGAAAAAGGTTATGACGTTTCTTGTGGCTCAACAAAGGCAAACAGCGGTATAGTTCATGCGGGCTATGACGCCCATGAAGGTACATTAAAAGCAAAACTCAATGTTAGAGGCTGTGAGATGTATGAAGGGCTTTGTAAAGAACTTGATGTTCCTTATAAAAATAACGGATCTTTAGTTGTTGCATTCAATGAAGAAGAACAAAAGGAAGTTGAGGTGCTCTATAAAAGAGGTATTACAAATGGAGTCCCAAACCTTAAGATTATAGAAAAAAATGAGATTTTATCTATGGAGCCTAACATAAAGGATAATGTAATATGTGCTCTTTATGCCCCAACGGCAGGTATTGTCTCCCCCTTTGAGATGGCAATTGCCCTTGGTGAAAATGCCTGTGAAAACGGAGTAGAATTTATATTTAATTGTGAAGTTTCTAACATATATAAGGATAAAGATAAGTTCATGGTTGAAACAAATAGGGGCATCTTTGAAGCTAATTATGTTGTAAATGCTGCAGGTATTAATTCAGATAAGATTAGTAAAATGTTATCGGGGAGAATATTTTCTATGATACCTACAAGAGGAGAATACTGTTTGTTTGATAAAATTATCGGAGACCTTGTTGAAAAAACCATATTTCCAACTCCTACAGAGAAGGGTAAGGGAATATTAGTATCTCCTACTGTTCATGGGAATATATTTATAGGTCCTAATGCCATATATCAGGAAGATAGAGAAGATACATCAACGTATATTGAAGGGATTAATGAAATATTGTATGGTGCACAAAAAAACGTTAATGGAATAGATATGAGATATGTTATTACAAGCTTTGCAGGTATAAGATCAAAAACTAATGTGGGGGATTTTATAATTGATATTCCTCAAAGGGGAGCTGTAAATGCTGCTGGAATTGAATCCCCAGGGCTTACAAGTGCACCTGCAATTGCTGAGATGGTTGTGAGCTTGCTTTGTGATCAGGGACTTGTATTAAGAAAGAAAAAATATTTTAAAGCAAATAGATCTAATACTAAAAAGTTTATTGAAATGAATGATGAAGAAAAGAAAAAGGCATTAGAGCAAAACCCATTATATGGAAGAATAATTTGCAGGTGTGAACATATAACAGAAGGAGATATTGTTAATGCTATAAGAAGGCCCCTTGGAGCAATAAGTGTTGATGGTGTGAAAAAAAGAGTAAGAGCAGGAATGGGAAGATGCCAGGGAGGATTTTGTATGCCAAGGGTAATGGAGATACTTGAAAGAGAACTGAATATTGATAGAAAAAATATAAATAAAGATGGGCCAGGTAGCTATATACTAACGGGAAGAACTAAATAG
- the glpK gene encoding glycerol kinase GlpK — translation MSKFILALDQGTTSSRAIVFNHEGQIVSVAQKEFTQIYPQAGWVEHNPLEIWDTQLEVAKEAVKKAGLEMKDIAAIGITNQRETTVVWDKNTGKPVYNAIVWQCRRTAPICDSLREKGLAEKIRYKTGLVIDAYFSGTKVKWILDNVEGAREKAEKGELLFGNIDTWLIWNLTGGKVHVTDYSNASRTMLFNIRELKWDKEILEELNIPESMLPEAKPSSCVYGYTSKNVLGEEIPIAGDAGDQQAALFGQGCFAEGNAKNTYGTGCFMLMNTGTTPVVSNNGLLTTIAWGVNGKVEYALEGSIFIAGAAIQWLRDELKLIEKAADSEKFATAVEDTNGVYVVPAFVGMGAPYWDMYARGTIVGLTRGAKKEHLIRATLESLAYQTMDVLNAMQEDSKIQLTALKVDGGAVANNFLMQFQSDILGVDVYRPKVIETTALGAAYLAGLAVGYWSSKEDILNNWAIDKKFEPVMDEARRQKLVKGWKKAVKRALEWEKEE, via the coding sequence ATGTCAAAGTTTATATTAGCTTTAGATCAAGGTACAACAAGTTCAAGAGCTATAGTTTTTAACCATGAGGGGCAGATAGTATCTGTTGCCCAAAAGGAATTTACTCAAATTTATCCACAGGCAGGATGGGTTGAACACAATCCTTTAGAAATATGGGATACTCAACTTGAAGTAGCAAAAGAAGCAGTTAAAAAAGCAGGCCTTGAAATGAAAGATATTGCTGCTATTGGTATAACAAATCAGAGAGAAACTACTGTTGTATGGGATAAAAATACTGGAAAGCCTGTTTATAATGCAATAGTATGGCAGTGCAGAAGAACTGCTCCTATATGCGATAGCTTAAGAGAGAAGGGTCTTGCAGAGAAAATAAGATATAAAACTGGTCTTGTAATAGATGCATATTTCTCTGGCACAAAGGTAAAATGGATACTTGATAATGTTGAAGGGGCAAGGGAAAAGGCAGAAAAGGGAGAGCTTTTGTTTGGTAATATTGATACTTGGCTTATATGGAATCTTACTGGTGGAAAAGTTCATGTAACTGATTATTCAAATGCTTCAAGAACAATGCTCTTTAATATCCGTGAGCTTAAATGGGATAAAGAGATTTTGGAGGAATTAAATATTCCAGAATCAATGCTTCCAGAGGCAAAACCCTCAAGCTGTGTATATGGATACACATCAAAGAATGTATTAGGAGAAGAAATACCAATAGCTGGAGATGCCGGAGACCAGCAAGCAGCATTATTTGGACAAGGCTGTTTTGCTGAAGGTAATGCAAAAAATACTTATGGTACAGGTTGCTTTATGCTTATGAACACAGGTACAACTCCAGTTGTTTCTAATAATGGGCTTTTAACTACTATTGCATGGGGAGTTAACGGTAAGGTAGAGTATGCACTTGAAGGAAGTATATTTATTGCAGGTGCAGCTATTCAGTGGTTAAGGGATGAATTGAAGCTGATAGAAAAGGCTGCTGACAGTGAAAAATTTGCAACTGCAGTTGAAGATACAAACGGGGTATATGTAGTTCCAGCTTTCGTTGGAATGGGTGCTCCATATTGGGACATGTATGCAAGAGGAACTATAGTAGGACTTACAAGAGGAGCAAAGAAAGAACATCTTATAAGGGCAACCCTTGAATCTTTAGCATATCAGACTATGGATGTATTAAATGCTATGCAAGAAGATTCAAAGATACAGCTTACAGCATTAAAAGTTGATGGTGGCGCTGTTGCAAATAACTTCCTTATGCAGTTCCAATCCGACATACTTGGAGTTGACGTTTACAGGCCAAAGGTAATTGAAACAACAGCTCTTGGTGCTGCATATCTTGCTGGTCTTGCAGTAGGATACTGGAGCAGCAAAGAAGATATATTAAACAACTGGGCAATAGACAAGAAGTTTGAACCAGTAATGGATGAAGCAAGAAGACAAAAACTTGTTAAAGGATGGAAGAAGGCCGTAAAGAGAGCCCTTGAATGGGAAAAAGAAGAATAG
- a CDS encoding MIP/aquaporin family protein, whose protein sequence is MSKFLAEFIGTAILILLGDGVVANVVLNKSKGQNSGWIVITTGWGLAVGMAVFAVGSISGGHLNPAVTIANAVVGNFPWADVFPYIIAQMLGAFVGAVLVWLAYLPHWKETDNKDGKLGVFCTAPAVRNTFANLLTEIIGTMMLVMGCMFIGANKLTNGVGTLAVAFLVWSIGLSLGGPTGYAINPARDLGPRIAHAILPIPGKRDSDWGYSWIPVVGPIIGGIIGALLYTGLFL, encoded by the coding sequence ATGTCTAAGTTTTTAGCTGAGTTTATTGGCACAGCAATTCTTATTCTCCTTGGTGATGGAGTTGTTGCCAACGTTGTTTTAAACAAATCAAAGGGACAAAACTCTGGCTGGATAGTAATAACTACTGGCTGGGGACTTGCTGTTGGAATGGCAGTTTTTGCAGTTGGGAGCATTAGCGGTGGGCATCTTAATCCTGCTGTAACAATAGCAAATGCAGTTGTTGGCAATTTCCCATGGGCTGATGTATTTCCTTATATCATAGCTCAAATGCTTGGTGCTTTTGTTGGAGCAGTTTTAGTATGGCTTGCATATCTGCCACACTGGAAAGAAACTGATAACAAGGATGGCAAGCTTGGAGTATTCTGTACAGCTCCAGCAGTAAGAAATACCTTTGCAAACCTTTTAACAGAAATTATTGGAACAATGATGCTTGTTATGGGATGTATGTTCATTGGTGCAAACAAACTTACAAATGGTGTAGGAACATTAGCAGTAGCATTCTTAGTTTGGTCAATAGGTTTGTCTCTTGGAGGTCCAACAGGTTATGCAATCAACCCTGCAAGAGACCTTGGACCACGTATTGCTCATGCAATTCTTCCTATTCCAGGAAAGAGAGATTCCGATTGGGGATATTCTTGGATACCAGTTGTAGGCCCAATTATAGGTGGAATAATAGGAGCACTCTTATACACTGGACTTTTCTTATAA